One region of Oryza sativa Japonica Group chromosome 10, ASM3414082v1 genomic DNA includes:
- the LOC9269754 gene encoding uncharacterized protein, with amino-acid sequence MATSSTLSQTQRYAAGALLALALRQAQIHQSVLLGSHGLDDAPAAAAAVPSLADPVDARHLWTHDSHGLLRPVLRFLEIDHKAWPGVETTAATSEPKHHIGAFLRKVFEDEDDGEAAAAERSEQELALAKAVEAMAMGLENDVVAADELIKATGSGGDGDEGWPWLASASSAGGSRTKDYRKMAVLYMLLSACVADVNMAEEGMGSPRIRRGYDARHRVALRLLATWLDVKWIKMEAIEIMVACSAMAAAREEEQSEGSESPRSRWENWKRGGIIGAAALTGGTLMAISGGLAAPAIAAGFTALVPTLHTLIPLIGASGFAAIATAAGHTAGSVAVAASFGAAGAGLTGTKMAKRIGCVREFEFNTIGENHNQGRLAVAILVTGFAFTEEDYMKPWEGWKTNLERYILQWESKHIIGVSTAIRDWLASRFAIELMREGAMQTVLSGIVSAFAWPAYLVSAADFIDSKWSIAIDRADKTGKMLAEVLLRGLQGSRPVTLIGFSLGARVVFKCLEELALLGNNEGLVERAVMIGAPVSDKEELWESTRKMVAGRFVNVYSTNDWILGITFRASLLSQGLAGIQAVNVPGVENVDASELIVGHSSYLTLVNQILDQLELNTYYPVFYPSTPKCGTPKSK; translated from the exons ATGGCGACGTCGTCGACGCTGAGCCAGACGCAGCGGTACGCGGCGGGGGCGCTCCTGGCGCTCGCGCTCCGCCAGGCGCAGATCCACCAGTCCGTCCTGCTCGGATCCCACGGCCTCGACGAcgccccggccgccgctgccgcagtcCCCTCTCTCGCCGACCCCGTCGACGCCCGCCACCTCTGGACCCACGACTCCCacggcctcctccgccccgTCCTCAG GTTTCTCGAGATCGACCACAAGGCATGGCCGGGCGTGGAGACGACGGCCGCCACCTCCGAGCCCAAGCACCACATCGGAGCC tTTCTCCGGAAGGTGttcgaggacgaggacgacggcgaggcggcggcggcggagaggtcggAGCAGGAGCTCGCGCTCGCCAAGGCCGTCGAGGCGATGGCGATGGGGCTGGAGAACGACGTAGTCGCGGCCGACGAGCTGATCAAGGCCACCGGCTCCGGGGGGGACGGCGACGAAGGGTGGCCGTGgctggcgtcggcgtcgtcggccgGCGGCAGCCGCACCAAGGATTACCGGAAGATGGCGGTGCTGTACATGCTCCTCTCGGCGTGCGTCGCCGACGTGAACATGGCGGAGGAAGGCATGGGCTCGCCTCGCATCAGGAGGGGCTACGACGCCCGCCACCGCGTCGCGCTCCGGCTGCTCGCGACATGGCTCGACGTCAAGTGGATCAAGATG GAAGCTATCGAGATAATGGTTGCTTGCTCTGCTATGGCTGCAGCGAGAGAGGAAGAACAGTCAGAAGGAAGCGAGTCACCAAGAAGCAGATGGGAGAACTGGAAGCGTGGAGGAATCATCGGCGCAGCCGCCTTGACGGGAGGAACGCTGATGGCCATCTCCGGGG GTTTAGCTGCTCCAGCAATTGCTGCAGGATTCACTGCTCTGGTTCCAACATTGCACACACTTATCCCTTTAATAGGAGCTAGTGGGTTTGCTGCTATAGCTACTGCTGCTGGACATACTGCAGGCTCTGTAGCGGTTGCTGCATCATTCGGAG CTGCTGGAGCTGGGTTGACTGGGACCAAAATGGCCAAAAGAATTGGTTGTGTGAGAGAATTTGAGTTCAACACTATCGGCGAGAACCATAACCAGGGT CGGCTAGCAGTTGCCATCTTGGTCACTGGATTTGCCTTTACCGAGGAAGATTATATGAAGCCATGGGAAGGATGGAAGACAAACTTAGAGAG GTACATTCTGCAATGGGAGTCTAAGCATATAATTGGCGTCAGTACAGCAATACGCGATTGGCTGGCATCAA GATTTGCAATTGAGTTGATGAGGGAAGGTGCAATGCAAACTGTGTTAAGTGGTATTGTTTCTGCGTTTGCATGGCCGGCTTACTTGGTATCTGCTGCAGATTTTATCGATAGTAAATGGTCCATTGCTATTGACAG GGCAGATAAGACTGGGAAAATGCTTGCTGAAGTGCTGCTCAGAGGATTGCAAGGAAGCAG GCCTGTCACTCTCATCGGGTTTTCCCTAGGGGCACGTGTTGTCTTCAAGTGTTTGGAGGAACTAGCTTTGTTGGGAAATAATG AGGGACTCGTTGAAAGAGCTGTGATGATAGGTGCACCAGTTTCAGATAAGGAGGAGCTGTGGGAGTCTACCAGGAAG ATGGTTGCTGGACGATTTGTGAATGTTTACTCCACAAATGATTGGATTCTCGGTATCACTTTTCGAGCAAG CCTGCTTTCACAAGGCTTGGCCGGCATCCAAGCAGTTAATGTACCTGGAGTTGAAAAT GTTGATGCCAGTGAGCTCATCGTTGGACATTCTTCCTACTTGACACTTGTCAATCAAATCCTGGACCAGCTTGAGCTGAACACCTACTATCCTGTCTTCTATCCCAGCACACCAAAGTGCGGCACACCGAAGTCAAAGTAA